The following coding sequences lie in one Allochromatium vinosum DSM 180 genomic window:
- the kdpB gene encoding potassium-transporting ATPase subunit KdpB yields the protein MKRQRNALKLLDAQTLVRLAGESLRRLHPRRLAHNPVMFVVGVGTLVTLWLTGTDIIAGRPWGFDLAITLTLLFTLLFANAAEALAEAQGRAQAESLRSTRKQLVARRVRGDDEESVPATALRRGDRVRVLAGELIPADGEIIEGAASINESAVTGESAPVLREAGTDNSGVSAGTKLLTDSLLVEVTVESGQSLLDRMIALVESAKRQKTPNEIALTVLLSALTMVFLIVVATLVPFAAFVGAEVSVPVLVALLVCLIPTTIGGLLPAIGIAGMDRAMRANLVAKSGKAVEVAGNIDTLLLDKTGTITHGDRQASDFLPLARIAPEQLREAAMLSSLADPTPEGKSIVALAKSRGATAEADPKARVLAFSAKTRLSGIDQPDGRRIRKGAPDAIRRFVTENGGSYPDETTALVERVARGGATPLVVAQDDRVLGVVPLSDIIKTGIKERFQRLHAMGIRTVLITGDNPLTAAAIAAEAGVADYIAEATPEDKLEYIRREQAQGRLVAMMGDGTNDAPALAQADLGLAMNSGTQAAKEAGNMVDLDSDPTKLLEVVEIGKQLLVTRGALTTFSLANDVAKYFAILPAIFVASVPAMQALDIMQLNSPATAVLAAVIFNALVIPALIPFALRGVRLRPVSADALLRRNLLIYGLGGLVLPFPAIKLIDLGLGLVM from the coding sequence ATGAAACGTCAGCGCAACGCATTGAAGTTACTGGATGCCCAAACTCTGGTCCGCTTGGCGGGTGAGTCGCTGCGGCGGCTCCACCCGCGCCGGCTCGCGCACAACCCGGTGATGTTCGTGGTCGGGGTCGGTACCCTGGTGACCCTGTGGCTGACCGGCACCGATATCATCGCTGGTCGCCCCTGGGGCTTCGATCTCGCCATCACTCTGACGCTGCTGTTCACCCTGCTCTTTGCCAACGCCGCCGAGGCACTGGCGGAGGCGCAGGGCCGGGCGCAGGCCGAGAGCCTGCGCTCCACACGGAAACAGCTCGTGGCCCGGCGCGTTCGGGGGGACGATGAAGAGTCGGTGCCCGCCACCGCCCTGCGTCGCGGCGACCGGGTGCGCGTCCTGGCGGGCGAGCTGATTCCCGCCGACGGCGAGATCATCGAGGGTGCCGCCAGCATCAACGAGTCGGCGGTCACCGGCGAATCGGCGCCGGTACTGCGCGAGGCCGGCACCGACAACAGCGGCGTCAGCGCCGGCACCAAGCTGCTGACCGACAGCCTCCTGGTCGAGGTGACGGTGGAGTCTGGCCAGTCGCTGCTGGATCGCATGATCGCGCTGGTGGAGAGCGCCAAGCGGCAGAAGACGCCCAACGAGATCGCACTCACCGTGCTGCTGTCCGCGTTGACCATGGTGTTCCTGATCGTGGTGGCGACCCTGGTGCCCTTCGCCGCCTTTGTCGGCGCCGAAGTCTCGGTACCTGTACTGGTCGCGCTCCTGGTCTGCCTGATCCCCACCACCATCGGCGGGCTGCTGCCGGCCATCGGTATCGCCGGCATGGATCGCGCCATGCGGGCCAATCTGGTGGCCAAGTCGGGCAAGGCGGTGGAGGTGGCCGGCAACATCGACACCCTGCTGCTGGACAAGACCGGCACCATCACTCACGGCGACCGCCAGGCCAGCGACTTTCTGCCCTTGGCCAGGATCGCTCCTGAGCAGCTGCGCGAGGCCGCTATGCTTTCGTCACTGGCGGATCCCACGCCTGAGGGCAAATCCATCGTTGCGCTGGCGAAGAGCCGTGGGGCGACGGCCGAGGCCGACCCCAAGGCGCGCGTCCTGGCATTTTCCGCCAAGACCCGCCTCTCCGGCATCGACCAGCCCGACGGCCGTCGTATCCGCAAGGGCGCACCGGATGCCATACGCCGCTTCGTCACCGAGAATGGCGGCTCCTACCCGGATGAGACCACTGCGCTGGTGGAACGTGTGGCGCGTGGCGGCGCGACGCCGCTGGTGGTCGCGCAGGACGATCGGGTGCTCGGCGTCGTACCCCTGTCCGACATCATCAAGACCGGCATCAAGGAACGCTTCCAGCGCCTGCACGCCATGGGCATCCGCACGGTGCTGATCACCGGCGACAATCCGCTGACCGCCGCCGCCATCGCCGCCGAGGCCGGCGTGGCGGACTACATCGCCGAGGCCACGCCGGAGGATAAGCTGGAGTACATCCGGCGCGAACAGGCCCAGGGACGCCTGGTGGCCATGATGGGCGACGGCACCAACGACGCGCCCGCCCTGGCCCAGGCGGATCTGGGGCTGGCGATGAACTCCGGCACCCAGGCCGCCAAGGAGGCGGGCAACATGGTCGACCTGGATTCCGACCCGACCAAGCTGCTGGAGGTGGTGGAGATCGGCAAGCAGTTGCTGGTCACACGCGGTGCGCTGACGACCTTCTCACTGGCCAACGACGTGGCCAAATACTTCGCCATCCTCCCGGCCATTTTCGTCGCCAGCGTACCGGCCATGCAGGCGCTCGACATCATGCAGCTCAACAGCCCGGCCACGGCGGTGCTGGCGGCGGTGATCTTCAATGCCCTGGTGATCCCGGCGCTGATCCCCTTCGCCCTGCGCGGGGTGCGCCTCCGACCGGTCAGTGCCGACGCGCTGTTGCGCCGCAACCTCTTGATCTACGGTTTGGGCGGACTGGTGCTGCCGTTCCCGGCGATCAAGCTCATCGATCTTGGTCTTGGCTTGGTGATGTAG
- a CDS encoding sensor histidine kinase — MNATADDRPDPQALLSAIERERHGALKIFLGASPGVGKTYKMLEAAREARREGADIIIGIIESHGRQETEALCEGLESIPLMQMAYRGAQFRELNLDAILKRAPAVVLIDELAHRNIPGTRHLRRYQDIEELLEHGIDVWTTVNIQHLESLNDVVARITGVRMRETVPDTVLSEARDVVLVDLTPRELIERLKQGKVYIPEQARAALDGFFSPTNLAALRELALQTVAERIDRDVREVMRSQGVTGPWPVRARIVVAIDGIGNGEELVRLGRRLAERRRAPWSAVFVDRGDTGPEQQAGVERTFDLAARLGGETLTLRGHDPVEELLAFAREQNATTLVVGRSRHRPLAGFFSQSLSQRLLRCGEDFEITFVSSRVARVRRRRHWFRRLEPMRDYVLTLAVVAAATGIAAVIEPLVPLPNLSLVFLTAVLLVAVRTAIRPALIAAVLSAAAYNFFFTEPRFTLAMHRTHELATVGFFLIMGLIGGQLAGRLRHQVLALRGTNEQTQRLLSLSRRLATAVDLPTIHRESTTAIAEHLHVPVVLLAPGDSGRLAQAAASQDEVVLNDKAWSAAQWAYDHRQPSGFQTQTLSAIDWRFLPLAIEQECFGVLGVYRPNPGFQSEQLAAIDALITQVTMAMARTRLTTTLEQAKVAEETERLRSALLSSVSHDLRTPLASMIGAASSLRSLDEALSTDDRRELLDSVISEGERLNRYIQNLLDMTRLGHGTLKLERDWIGIDDILNSALRRTRELLHHCRLIRHIEPGLPLLYVHPALIEQALVNVIENAAKFSPEGSEVRVAAMRDDGELLITVADEGPGIPADHREKVFNMFFTGGEGDRGKHGSGLGLAICSGMIGAHGGRIEALPGPGGRGTTIATHLPLIEPPDDDNEERA; from the coding sequence ATGAACGCGACAGCGGACGACCGGCCAGATCCGCAGGCCCTGCTATCGGCCATCGAGCGCGAGCGACACGGGGCGCTCAAGATCTTCCTGGGTGCCTCCCCCGGCGTCGGCAAGACCTACAAGATGCTGGAGGCGGCGCGCGAGGCACGGCGCGAGGGCGCCGATATCATCATCGGGATCATCGAGAGCCACGGACGGCAGGAAACCGAGGCACTGTGCGAGGGGCTGGAGTCCATTCCGCTGATGCAGATGGCCTATCGCGGGGCCCAGTTCCGTGAGCTGAACCTGGATGCCATTCTCAAACGTGCGCCGGCCGTGGTGCTGATCGACGAACTGGCTCATCGCAACATTCCGGGTACCCGCCACCTGCGTCGTTACCAGGATATCGAGGAATTGCTGGAACACGGCATCGATGTCTGGACCACGGTCAATATCCAGCACCTGGAGAGTCTGAACGATGTGGTCGCGCGCATCACCGGCGTGCGCATGCGGGAGACGGTTCCGGACACCGTGCTCAGTGAGGCGCGCGACGTCGTGCTGGTGGATCTGACGCCCCGCGAGCTGATCGAGCGGCTCAAGCAGGGCAAGGTCTACATCCCCGAGCAGGCCCGCGCGGCCCTCGATGGTTTCTTCAGTCCGACGAATCTGGCGGCACTGCGCGAACTGGCCTTACAGACCGTAGCCGAGCGCATCGACCGGGATGTGCGTGAGGTCATGCGCAGCCAGGGAGTCACGGGTCCGTGGCCGGTACGGGCGCGCATCGTCGTCGCCATCGACGGCATCGGTAACGGTGAGGAACTGGTGCGTCTCGGCCGGCGTCTCGCCGAGCGTCGTCGGGCGCCATGGAGCGCGGTGTTCGTCGATCGCGGCGACACCGGCCCCGAACAGCAGGCCGGTGTCGAGCGCACCTTCGATCTGGCCGCACGCCTGGGGGGCGAAACCCTGACCCTGCGCGGCCATGATCCCGTGGAGGAGTTACTGGCCTTCGCGCGCGAACAAAATGCCACTACGCTGGTGGTGGGGCGTAGCCGGCACCGGCCCCTGGCGGGATTTTTCAGCCAGTCCTTGAGTCAACGTCTGCTGCGTTGCGGCGAAGACTTCGAGATTACGTTCGTTTCCTCACGGGTCGCCCGCGTGCGTCGGCGCCGGCACTGGTTCCGGCGACTCGAACCGATGCGTGACTATGTCTTGACGCTGGCCGTGGTGGCGGCGGCGACCGGCATCGCGGCGGTCATCGAGCCTCTGGTTCCCTTGCCCAACCTCTCGCTGGTCTTCCTGACCGCCGTGTTGCTGGTCGCGGTGCGAACGGCCATCCGCCCGGCCCTGATCGCCGCCGTCCTGAGCGCCGCCGCTTACAACTTCTTTTTCACGGAACCGCGTTTCACCTTGGCCATGCATCGGACGCACGAGCTGGCGACCGTCGGCTTTTTTCTGATCATGGGCCTGATCGGCGGCCAGTTGGCCGGGCGTCTGCGCCACCAGGTGCTCGCGCTGCGCGGTACCAACGAACAGACCCAGCGGCTACTGTCCTTGAGCCGCCGGCTGGCGACCGCCGTCGATCTCCCGACCATCCATCGCGAGTCCACCACGGCGATCGCCGAGCATCTGCACGTCCCGGTCGTCCTGCTCGCACCAGGTGACAGCGGTCGGCTGGCACAGGCAGCCGCCTCGCAGGACGAGGTGGTGCTGAATGACAAAGCCTGGTCGGCGGCACAATGGGCCTATGATCATCGGCAACCCAGCGGTTTTCAAACCCAAACCCTCTCGGCCATCGATTGGCGCTTTCTGCCGCTGGCGATCGAGCAGGAGTGCTTTGGTGTGCTCGGCGTATACCGACCAAATCCGGGCTTCCAGAGTGAACAGCTCGCCGCCATCGACGCGCTGATCACGCAGGTGACCATGGCCATGGCCCGTACCCGCCTGACCACCACTCTGGAGCAGGCCAAGGTCGCCGAAGAGACCGAGCGCTTGCGTTCGGCGCTCCTGTCATCGGTGTCCCATGATTTGCGCACCCCGCTGGCTTCGATGATCGGCGCGGCCAGCAGCTTGCGTTCTTTGGACGAGGCCCTGTCCACGGACGACAGACGCGAGCTGCTCGACTCCGTGATCAGTGAAGGCGAGCGACTCAACCGCTACATCCAGAATCTGCTCGATATGACCCGGCTCGGGCACGGCACCTTGAAACTGGAGCGGGACTGGATCGGCATCGACGACATCCTCAACTCGGCACTGCGACGTACCCGCGAGTTACTGCACCACTGTCGGCTGATCAGACACATCGAGCCGGGCCTGCCGTTGCTCTATGTTCACCCTGCATTGATCGAGCAGGCGCTGGTCAATGTCATCGAAAACGCGGCAAAATTTTCGCCCGAAGGCAGCGAAGTGCGGGTCGCAGCGATGCGCGACGACGGTGAACTGCTGATCACGGTCGCCGATGAGGGACCGGGCATTCCGGCCGATCACCGTGAAAAGGTGTTCAACATGTTCTTCACCGGCGGCGAAGGCGATCGCGGCAAGCATGGCAGCGGGTTGGGACTGGCCATCTGCAGCGGCATGATCGGCGCTCATGGTGGGCGCATCGAGGCGCTGCCGGGGCCGGGCGGCCGTGGGACCACCATCGCCACCCACCTACCGCTGATCGAGCCTCCCGACGACGATAACGAGGAACGCGCATGA
- a CDS encoding DUF1840 domain-containing protein: protein MLITFETKAYASITMFGDVATALLKLMGHSGNVPGALMADDVPAALDRLKAAVQTQPDDPLDLTRRSASDDEDGPHVSLAHRALPLIELLTAAAAEHENVMWDV from the coding sequence ATGTTGATCACATTCGAAACCAAAGCCTACGCCAGCATCACGATGTTTGGCGATGTCGCCACCGCCCTGCTCAAGCTGATGGGGCATAGCGGAAACGTGCCCGGTGCCCTCATGGCCGACGACGTGCCGGCTGCACTGGATCGTCTGAAGGCAGCGGTTCAGACGCAACCGGACGACCCACTGGATCTGACCCGCAGATCGGCAAGTGATGACGAGGACGGCCCGCACGTCAGCCTCGCCCATCGGGCATTGCCGCTGATCGAGCTGCTGACGGCGGCGGCTGCCGAACACGAAAACGTGATGTGGGATGTTTGA
- a CDS encoding response regulator, with protein sequence MTEGNASARLLIIDDEEQIRRFLRISLRSQGYQVIEAETAGKGLELAATQTPDLIVLDLGLPDADGKSVLNELRHWSTVPVMILSVRSSESEKVAVLDAGANDYVTKPFGIQEFLARVRALLRLPRATERPDAGIYDDGYLHIDLIKRIVSVMGEEVHLTRKEFAIFKMLVSNPGQVITQTQLLREIWGPTHAGDTHYLRNFIGRIRQKLREDTDEPRYLRTEPGVGYRFLDGRGD encoded by the coding sequence ATGACTGAAGGCAACGCCTCCGCACGCCTCCTCATCATCGACGATGAGGAACAGATCCGGCGATTCCTGCGCATCAGTCTCAGGAGCCAGGGGTATCAGGTCATCGAGGCGGAGACGGCCGGCAAGGGACTCGAACTTGCGGCGACCCAGACGCCGGACTTGATCGTGCTCGACCTGGGTCTGCCCGATGCCGATGGAAAATCCGTGCTGAATGAACTGCGTCACTGGTCGACCGTGCCGGTCATGATCCTGTCTGTTCGGTCATCGGAGAGCGAAAAGGTCGCCGTGTTGGACGCGGGTGCCAACGACTATGTGACCAAGCCGTTCGGCATTCAGGAGTTCCTGGCGCGTGTGCGTGCGCTATTGCGCCTGCCTCGGGCGACTGAGCGGCCGGATGCCGGAATTTACGATGATGGCTATCTCCATATCGATCTGATCAAGCGTATTGTGTCCGTGATGGGCGAAGAGGTGCATCTCACGCGCAAGGAATTCGCCATTTTCAAGATGCTGGTCTCCAACCCCGGCCAGGTGATCACCCAGACCCAGCTACTGCGCGAAATCTGGGGACCAACGCATGCCGGCGACACCCACTATTTGCGCAACTTCATCGGTCGCATTCGCCAGAAGCTCCGCGAAGACACCGATGAACCGCGCTATCTGCGCACGGAACCCGGCGTGGGTTATCGCTTTCTCGATGGCCGAGGCGATTGA
- the kdpC gene encoding potassium-transporting ATPase subunit KdpC: MNHTQSVARTSPATPVAHWLQALRGALVLMVLCGGLYPLFTVAIGAALFHVQSTGSLIERDGQMIGSALVGQPFSAPGYFHGRPSVAGYDPFAVSGSNLAPSNPTLRERASVSSSAVSAANGVAPTAIPVDLVAASGSGIDPHISPAAAEIQIDRVAAARGRPRSEVAALVAARVERPVLGVLGQPRVNVLQLNLALDALGPEAGLTP; encoded by the coding sequence ATGAATCACACCCAATCCGTTGCCCGGACATCCCCCGCAACGCCTGTCGCACACTGGCTCCAGGCGCTACGCGGCGCCTTGGTGCTGATGGTCCTGTGTGGAGGTCTGTACCCGCTCTTTACCGTGGCGATCGGTGCCGCCCTGTTCCATGTTCAGTCGACCGGCAGTCTCATCGAACGCGACGGCCAGATGATCGGCTCGGCGCTGGTGGGGCAGCCGTTCAGTGCGCCAGGGTATTTTCACGGCCGCCCCTCGGTCGCCGGGTACGATCCATTCGCCGTGTCCGGCTCCAATCTGGCACCGAGCAATCCGACGCTGCGCGAACGGGCCTCGGTCAGCTCAAGCGCCGTTTCCGCCGCCAACGGCGTAGCACCGACGGCGATCCCCGTCGATCTCGTCGCCGCGTCCGGGTCGGGCATCGATCCGCACATCAGTCCGGCCGCCGCCGAGATCCAGATCGACCGGGTCGCCGCCGCACGCGGACGGCCGCGTTCAGAGGTCGCGGCCCTGGTGGCGGCGCGGGTGGAGCGCCCGGTGCTGGGCGTTCTGGGACAGCCGCGCGTCAATGTGCTCCAGTTGAATCTGGCACTCGACGCCCTCGGCCCAGAGGCCGGCCTAACGCCATGA